The Pelodiscus sinensis isolate JC-2024 chromosome 6, ASM4963464v1, whole genome shotgun sequence genome has a segment encoding these proteins:
- the SSBP2 gene encoding single-stranded DNA-binding protein 2 isoform X1, which produces MEQVIKEIICKHLEGNKVIGNSQHGFVKNKSWQTNLIAFFDRITSLVDKGEAVDVIYLDFSKAFDTVSHDIRIDKLGKYNLDRATIRWVHNWLDNRSQRVVINGAKSCWKGITSGVPQGSVLGPILFNIFIDDVDIGIESTLIKFADDTKLGGVATSLEDRDIIQNDLSKLEKWSEVNRMKFNKEKCKVLHLGRNNQFHIYKMGSDCLGRSMAERDLGVIVDHKLNMNQQCDAVAKKANMILGCINRCVVSKTREVILPLYSALVRPQLEYCVQFWVPHFKKDVEKLERVQRRATRMIKGLGNMTYESRLHELGLFSLEKRRLRGDMIAVFKYLKGCHKEEGENLFLLVSEDRTRSNGLKVQQGRFRLDIRKKFLTVRVVKYWNKLPREVVESPSLEIFKNRLDRHLSGMV; this is translated from the coding sequence atggagcaggtaattaaggaaatcatatgcaaacacttggaaggtaataaagtgatagggaatagccagcatgggtttgtgaagaacaagtcatggcaaactaatctgatagctttctttgataggataacgagccttgtggataagggagaagcggtggatgtcatatacctagactttagtaaggcatttgatacggtctcgcatgatattcgtattgataaactaggcaaatataacttagatagggccacgataaggtgggtgcataattggctggataaccgtagtcagagagttgttattaacggtgctaaatcctgctggaaagggataacaagtggagttcctcaagggtctgttttgggacccatactgttcaatatcttcatcgatgatgtagatattgggatagagagtacgcttattaagtttgcagatgataccaaactgggtggggttgcaacttctttggaggatagggacataattcaaaatgaccttagcaagttagagaaatggtcagaggtaaacaggatgaagtttaataaagagaaatgcaaagtgctccacttaggaaggaacaatcagttccatatatacaagatgggaagcgactgtctaggaaggagcatggcggaaagggatctaggagtcatagtggaccacaagttgaatatgaatcaacagtgtgatgctgttgcaaaaaaagcaaatatgattctaggttgtatcaacaggtgtgttgtaagcaaaactcgtgaagtcattctgccgctctactctgcactagttaggcctcagctggagtactgtgtccagttctgggtgccacatttcaagaaagatgtggagaaattggaaagggtacagagaagagcgacaagaatgattaaaggtctagggaacatgacctatgaatccagacttcatgaactgggcttgtttagtttggaaaaaagacgattaaggggggacatgatagcggttttcaaatatctaaaagggtgtcacaaggaggaaggagaaaatttgttcctcttggtttctgaggacaggacaaggagtaatgggcttaaagtgcagcaggggaggtttagattggacattaggaaaaaattcctaactgtcagggtggtcaaatattggaataaattgccaagggaggtggtggaatctccctctctggagatatttaagaacaggttagatagacatctgtcagggatggtgtag